Proteins from one Hoplias malabaricus isolate fHopMal1 chromosome 2, fHopMal1.hap1, whole genome shotgun sequence genomic window:
- the smox gene encoding spermine oxidase, producing MQSCEISSDSTDDPLSSGLRRHQQPRIVVIGAGLAGLAATKTLLENGFTNVTVLEASDRIGGRVQSVQSGKTTLELGATWIHGANGNPIYHLAEDNGLLEHTTEEECSVGRISLYAKNGVAHYQTNSGKRIPKDLVEEFSDLYNEVYELTQEFFQNGKPVGDESKNSVGIFTRDLVRKKIMLDPEDSDSTKKLKLSMLQQYLKVESCESSSPNMDEVSLSEFGEWTEIPGAHHVIPAGFIKVVELLAQDIPARVLHLGKPVRRIHWNFSCPEAEGNTDSADHNQDQRPGPAAVRVESEDGEWLPADHVIVTASLGVLKKAHETLFSPGLPLEKALAIQKLGISTTDKIFLEFAEPFWSPECNSIQFVWEDEAQLESPAYPDEFWYRKICSFDVLYPPERYGYMLSGWICGDEALRMESCDDETVAEICTELLRKFTGNQNIPKPRRILRSAWGSNPYIRGSYSFTRVGSSGGDVERLIEPLPYGKSTKAPPLQVLFAGEATHRKYYSTTHGALLSGQREANRLIELYHDLFNAETTKPNM from the exons ATGCAAAGTTGTGAAATATCTTCGGACAGCACTGATGATCCTCTTAGTAGCGGCTTACGCAGGCATCAACAACCGCGAATAGTAGTAATCGGTGCGGGCTTGGCCGGCCTAGCAGCGACCAAAACCCTTCTGGAGAACGGCTTCACCAATGTCACGGTGCTAGAGGCCTCGGACCGCATTGGAGGCAGAGTGCAAAGTGTTCAATCTG GTAAAACCACATTGGAACTTGGAGCCACCTGGATCCATGGCGCAAATGGGAACCCCATCTACCACCTGGCTGAAGACAATGGTCTTCTGGAGCACACCACGGAGGAGGAGTGCAGCGTGGGCCGCATCAGCCTCTACGCCAAGAATGGCGTGGCCCACTACCAGACTAACAGTGGCAAGCGCATCCCCAAAGATCTGGTGGAGGAATTCAGCGACCTGTACAATGAG GTGTATGAGCTGACTCAGGAGTTTTTCCAGAATGGAAAGCCTGTGGGCGATGAGAGTAAGAACAGCGTGGGGATCTTCACTCGGGATCTGGTACGGAAAAAGATCATGCTGGATCCCGAGGACTCAGACAGCACCAAGAAACTCAAGCTGTCCATGCTACAGCAGTACCTCAAG GTGGAGAGCTGTGAGAGCAGTTCCCCCAACATGGATGAGGTTTCTCTTAGTGAGTTCGGAGAGTGGACGGAGATTCCCGGTGCCCATCATGTCATACCGGCCGGCTTCATCAAGGTGGTGGAGCTGCTGGCTCAGGACATCCCGGCTCGTGTGCTTCACCTGGGCAAACCCGTCCGCCGCATACACTGGAACTTCAGCTGCCCGGAGGCTGAGGGCAACACTGACAGTGCTGACCACAACCAGGACCAGCGTCCGGGGCCAGCTGCAGTTCGTGTGGAGTCTGAAGATGGGGAGTGGCTGCCAGCTGACCATGTGATCGTGACCGCCTCACTGGGCGTCCTCAAGAAGGCTCACGAGACCCTGTTCTCTCCTGGCCTGCCCTTGGAAAAGGCGCTGGCTATACAGAAGTTGGGCATCAGCACAACGGACAAGATCTTCCTGGAGTTTGCTGAGCCCTTCTGGAGCCCTGAGTGCAACAGCATCCAGTTTGTCTGGgaggacgaggcgcagctggaGAGCCCGGCATACCCAGATGAGTTCTGGTATCGCAAGATCTGCAGCTTCGATGTGCTCTACCCACCCGAGCGCTATGGCTACATGTTGAGTGGCTGGATCTGTGGTGATGAAGCACTGCGCATGGAGAGCTGTGATGATGAGACAGTGGCTGAGATCTGCACCGAGCTTCTTCGCAAGTTCACAG GGAACCAGAACATTCCGAAGCCAAGGCGTATCCTGCGCTCAGCGTGGGGCAGTAACCCATACATCAGGGGTTCGTACTCCTTCACCCGTGTGGGCTCCAGCGGAGGAGACGTTGAGCGTCTGATTGAGCCCCTGCCCTATGGCAAGAGCACCAAGGCTCCG CCTTTACAGGTGCTGTTTGCTGGTGAAGCCACACACAGGAAATACTATTCCACTACACATGGTGCTTTGCTGTCAGGTCAGAGGGAGGCGAACCGCTTGATTGAGCTCTACCATGACCTCTTCAATGCAGAAACCACAAAGCCtaacatgtaa